catttaatgtCTCCTTCCAGTTCCTCTGTTTTGAGTTGTctgaatgcaaaacaaatttccTTAATGAGTGTATTTAGACTAGCCTAAAGCAGTACAGTATGTATTAGTCGTAATGCAGAACTGTGGACCAGCACTAATATTATCATGATGTtgtgtattattattttctatcaaCAGAAGTTTCATAtcgttttattcaaaatgtctcaTTTGCCTATGCTAATAAACACacttaacattttattccagtCTTGTCAGACTGAATATGGACTTTTGAAGTGAAGACCAATAGTAAAATCCAAATTAATTAGGGTACAAGTACCTTGCTGAGTGCATTTACATAAGTGACAGAAAAGTCACAGCTGGAGACCAAAATCATATCCAGTGGATTGATCTTGATTGTATCAATCAAAATTAGGGTATCCTACTCTGCATTTAAAAGAGCAGAGATGCAAAtaatgtctttttgtttcaggGCTCCTAAGCTCattaaaagtttagattttaagAGAATTTGTGTCGCACAAAGCTAATGAAGCCATAAATGCATTAACTAACAGAGCTTGGGTATGTAATGTCAACTGCCTAAATGGATTACTTTTAAATCCTTACAAGGAGAAGACTTATGTTGTTTCAGTAAAGTTTCAAATATTATCTATGTTGGTAACAGCTTTAGCAAATGAGGGTAATGAATATGAAGggataaatattaatttatgataatgtgattttttttattttagtgcaaGAATTAAAAAGGTCAAAAGGAGCAAAGAAAGTTTGAATTGTTGCTATTCAGGGACAAtaattatttcttctcttaTATTTGccaatatttttctgttattttattctctGACATGTTGCAGTCTTTCCAGTAATGTTCAACTCATTTTATGTGTAACTAAATAtgaactcaaacattttaaaaaggaaacagttttaCCACTGTCATGACTATCCACTCTTAAAATTGCTTCAACTTAACATCTGAATTTCCTTCTTGAATCTACTGTGCTGAAGTGTTAACCGAGTATGTCTCATCTATCTATTCACGCATGTTATCctgtttacttaaaaaaattaatgaatattTTGCTCATTTGTTCGTGTTTACCCAACATTCATCTTTAGTATGTCATTATATTTCCTTAAttcttgtttaaatgtttctttatacTCACTCACCCTTTATTTTTCACGTTGCATTATTCTGTTAAACAATTTCCATGTCAATGCCTCACTCACCAATGCCCATTTATTATTTAACCTCTAGTTCGTTGTGatagctgggttttttttaactttcttttccactttcttcagcagtttttttttttttttttttgaaacaagTGACAAGCTTTAGTGCCCTCCTCTAAAAAAACGCTtccagtcagattttttttcttaatagtAGATTCTATTTCAGATTTACTAAACACAATTtccataattttatttgaacaatcTGGGTCATTCTAGAGTTTTCTTGAAATTTCTACGACCGCCTTCGAAACCACGCCTTCCATTACGACGTAGCGAGCGTGACATCAGCGGCGTCTTGACGTAAGTGGACGGTGCGTGACACAGCTAAACAGACGAGGATCTTCACAAACAAGGCAACGGACGTCAGGGGCTCTGTAATTAAACTACAGactaaaacactttgaaaaattaTAGAGTTATATTGGCTGGAAGAATACATTgactttctttttacaaaaccaAAGACCGAGAAGAAAGCCGCGACTGGTGAGTAAACCTGAACAAAAGGAGGAGGTTAGCTGATCATCTTGCTAGCGTAGCAAAGAATCCAGCGGTGAGAATACACTCTCACCATAAAtagtcaatatttatttttagtatttgttATTGACATTTATGGAGAAGTATACTGTGTGGTGCTGGTGTTTCTTTCAACTTAGCAGAAATATGTGTTATTGCTCACTTTGGGTAAATTAAGTAGTTGCTTAATTTCTATATCTTGTTACTGTAATTCATTCATGTTTTACATTGTGAACATGTATTACTTATCGCAAAAATCTCTCTCATTTTGAAGTTCTTGTGTTCTGTTTGTCTAACAGAATAGTGGATAACTTGAGCTATTAGTTGCGTAATCGATCATCTGTGAGTCTGATCGAAGTTAGCTTAGCCTCTTGCTAATAATTTAGCAAACTCATTGTTGGTCTGCAGACTGATAATCATGTGACTCATGACTATCCTCAAAGCCTCATTGTTATTACAATGCAGACCAGTTCTAAGAACTGCTAGCTTCTCAtctatttaagttttatttgtatttatttttttgtttcagaataaaaaccaGTCATTTTCATCAGAAgacccattaaaaaaaatggagtttCCAGATTTGGGAGAGCACTGCTCCGAGAAGACCTGCAAGCGTTTAGGTGAGTAAAgtctcaaataaaaacagcattataattttttgttgatgttgttgTTAGATTTGAAAGATAATCAACGTTAATCAACAATCTCATGTATAAAGATGGCgcttgacaaaatgtttaaattcttGACTGTGTGTtgtatgactttgtatttttgcgtttttatgatgtaaagcactatGAATTGCCTTGCTGCTAAGTgatgctatacaaataaaatgtgattgattgataaacTTGTCCCCTCATAAAATACTGCTTGTTGATTGCAGATTTTCTTCCAATGAGATGTGATGCCTGTCAGGAGATTTTCTGCAAGGATCACATCACCTATGCAAATCACAAATGTACATCATCCTACAAAAAGGTGAGTTGATAGAACCTAATAAAATATGAACTCATGTTTAGGCCTGATTTTTATCCTcttcaataaaaactttatttaaaaaattactcagCGTATTCATCTTTTAACTAATGCATCCAATTACTACAAAATGTTTCTGGACAAACAATTACACCATGGGTTTTACTTTTATTCGATTACTTTTGAATTACATTTATGTCTATTTGATCTACCCAATGTACTGATCTTGTCATATGttgttccatttattttaatgtaacctATGTCACACAGCATTGTCTAAAACATGCTCACCTAAGCGTGGTTGTTCTTGTGAAGTCAATAACCTATTCCACACATATTAAACTGTGACAACAAGTAGCCATATAAGCAACTCATGTGGATTAGTAGCAGTGTTGCTTGGAGAATCAATCAGAATCTGTAGATTTTATAGGCCttggttttgaaaatgaattggTTGAATTGGAATGGTTTTAGTTCTACTATTCttttaaaagatataaaatttTCTAGTTTGTTCCTTTGTTTGCTTAATACTGTTGTGTATGTTCTTGTAGGATGTCCAGGTTCCAGTTTGCCCGTTGTGTAATACTCCCATTCCCATCAAAAGAGGCGAGATGCCCGACATAAAAGTGGGAGAACACATCGACCAGGACTGCAAATCAGACCCTGCgcaaagaaagagaaaggtTAAAATAATGCAGAGTTCCCCCTAACCATGTGGCACAATGTCATCAAAAACAGTGataacagggtttttttttttcttcctttcagatattcacaaataaatgttctaAAGGTGGCtgtaaacaaaaggaaatgatACGAGTGACCTGCGACCAGTGTCATTTAAATTACTGTCTCAAACATCGACACCCACTAGACCACGACTGTAAGACTGACGGGAAGTCTCTTTCCAAATCTGGGTGAGTACAGTTATCCTAAGTATTCTgaaacagttttcctttttttctgaattatcACATTGAACCTCGTGatttaaggttttttgttttttccatagACATGCTGCTGTAATGAGGTCTCAAGATGCTTCCTCTTCGTCTGCCTCTAGTTCTCGTTCATCTGCTTCAGGAAACCCTCGGCCTGTTTCTAATGGCGTAACTGTAAACAACAGAGCTTACAGCTCAGGGTGAGTGTTGCTACCCCGCATTTGTTCAGTAATGGACATATTgaatatatatactttatttaACACATTGTATTCCTGCTTTTCCCAGCTCTACCCCGCGGATTCCCACATCCGTTTCAGCACAGAATGTAATTCCTCCCTCGGCGTCCTTTCAGGCCGGCATGGTATGAACACAACTTTGATGAAATCACCTTATGTAAAGTAACCATTAGTATATTAAAAGTGAACTCAAACATTCTGCTTCTACATTGTCTCTTCAGACAGAGGAGCAGGCTTTACAAAGAGCACTGGAGATGTCTTTGGCTGATTCGAGGCCAGCTGCTCAACCAACCCTCAGGTGAGTTACATTAACAAAGTGCCACTGATTTTCCCTAACTTCCTCTTCATTTAGCTGCTTATTAAGTAGATCAGTAATGTGTGTATATAATATGGATGAAATACAGACTTGCAGGTGTTTCTCAGTGACAGGGGTGGGCATGATGGTTGGTATATATTGCAAGCTAATTCTGCATTTAATTTTCAGGATTGCCGCTTAGATCCTCATTGTCCCTGTTTAGCTGTGATAtgaactttttctttatatGCTGAAAAAGTCTTTTCACAAATGCATGCAGAATCTTTTTATAACTGGGCATTAATTTTTAGCTAAAACCCAGATCTCTGGCTAGATACTGTTTTTACTGTTCAGGTGCTTTACAGTCTCCCAGGTCATTTATGGTTGATTTTCCCCTTGTTGCTGTGAATGATGAGCATACTCAGCTATATTGTTCTGAAGGTTATGATAATGTTCCAAAACTGTGTGACTTAAAAGTGTTTTAAGAATCTACATGGATTTATAAACATTCACTTATTCAGCTTCCATCTTTTGCTTGGTTCTGATAGTTATTGAGCAATGTTTAATGCTGACATAAATAGCACTCGGTATTGGTCGGTCCTGTGAGGTGTTCAAAGCTGTGGAGATAGTTTTATAATCTAACCCTGTCCACAACCCTGTTCTGTGTGGAGTGACCTTTGCACTTTACAGTGCTCTTTGTTTggtaatgttctctaacaaaccacTGAGGCCTCCATAACACAGCTGGTTTTATGTAtagataaaattacacacaggtgaaCTTCTATTTATCTTTGTGACTTCTCAAGGCAACTGATTCTCTGGAATTTATACTgagctgaatgcaaatgcatgccacacttttcagatattatctgtaaataatttaggaaactgtgtttcttttcccttccactttatatgtgttttttttttttttttttgcttggtcTATTACATATAAATgatgataaaataaactgaattatttgaaagGTGATAAAATCACATAGGCGTGGCTCTTTAGTGTTTGTCGAACAAAACAGGCTGATgggattatttaaataatttcaatgaGGTTGCACTTGAATCAAACTCAAGGGTCCACCGTTATGCATGTTGTCCAGTTTGTGGGGTTTTCACTCCGGGATGTTTTCCCCTCAGCCCTCAGGAGCAGGAGGACCAGGCCCTGGCTCAGGCTCTGGCCGCCAGCGAAGAAGAATACCGACGCCAACAACAAAGACAACAGGTACCCGGAATTTAGGCACCAGTAGCATGCTTACAGGAAAACATGTAGGTACACAGTTGTCATGGCAACCCATCCGCTTCtgaacttttgtgttttttgtttttttagcagcaGATGAAAGGCTAATTTACATCAAATTTCTAATaggtttttgaaaatgtgtggatGAAAGTTCTTTGTTTCTAACTgggctttttttctcctttctctttAGGGAAGAGAGACCAAACATTCCCCCTGCTGCCTTTCTTAGTCTTGGAGCCCCATTTATGCTTCAAGCTGTGCTAATTGTTTGCTAGATAATGTACTTCTCAGATGTCAGTACCCAGAATGATTGATTGTTCCATGAAGAATTGCTCTTGAAAGTTGCTGCAATCTTGCCACCTTCCACATATAAGCACATACACTTTTCAGCAGgatctgtcatttttaatgaattagttgttgttgtaaatattttatatgccAATCAGGATGACTCtattataatataaatattgaataaattaaaggtGCACTTAAATTTTAACTTTGTCCTTTGAGTGTAATTTAATGCAACTCATCTAAAGTGCTAAGTCTTGTTGTTAAGGCGGATCAGGACGTCCATCAGAGGAGTGAGGTGGAATAAATTTGCCCATGCTTTTAGTGGGAAATGTCAGTGTGTGAGGATGTTTTCTAGCACAGCCAGTTTGTGTGTGACACATTTGTTGTGTTGACCTGGAATATTCATGAACACATTTCCTAAAtttcgttgttttttttttgttgctttttatctttaattagaaaatggttgattatgtttcaaatcaaATGTAAACAAGATAAAAGCATGCATAATACAAGAGATAAATGGAACTAGAAATAATTAATTAtgctgttgatgacaatgaaatcaacagttattttttgctaaCTGCATTAGAGTTACACAAAGTGCATCAGTATGAGCGATgttaaacttctgattttgctGTGAAATACAGCATATCAAATCAACTCAATTTAATTGGGGTAATCAAGTTTTAACTTACAATTGTCTTCTGCTGCTCAGACTAATAATGATCAGAATGTcaatttattcaaaacatttgagagaaatgtttcattgattCACTCTGCAGTTTAGATCACGATAATAATTCAACAGACATTTGGAGATAAAGgattaactgaaaaaaagattagTCATTGCTGGTGACATCACTGTGGAGAAAGTATTTGCCCCTTTACAAATCTCTTTTGGTTTGACTCTCTTTACCTTGTTTCATCTCTTCAAATACAGTTTAATACTAGACAAAGATCTCCTGGGGATATACTGATTAGCAGTCATGTAATAATTTCTTAAGGGAAAAAGACATCACTACCTCTTGGCCTTTTGTCAAAATACATCCCTTAAACTAATAATTCATGATTACAAATAAACTAATTagcaattttacaaaattttttaaaagccgAGTTCGCCTCAGGTAAGCCTGATACTGCCAAATGTGCATAATCAAAAAACGACTTAAATGGGACCTGTCTAACACAAAGCAATCAAAGGTCCTTAAAATCAAACTGACTGAACTTAATTAGCTAAATTGACAAATGATCCAAAAAGTCTCAAAACCCAAAAAATAATCGAAAGCATTGCAGACCTCACTTACTTCTATTAAAATGAcatatagaaatataatttgtgTGCAAATTCCAGTATGCAagagactaaaataaaaagtatatatactaataacataattacaaagcAATACATTGTAAGTGAGAGAAACCTttctgaatacttttttttctaatatataaATGCTTACAGTAGGTATGATGTATTAATTGTGTCTGGTGTATTTTTTGGTTAAAAGATGTTTGTTCTTCATGCAGTGAATTTACTCACAATGGGTAGAGTTTTACTGAAGaaagagtagcaatacttaaTATCACTCGAAGTGAGAGTAAAAAAGTATGGTGTAGTAAAATTACTAATgagagttcttttttttccccaaaaaaagttattcaagtaaaacagagtaaatgtaactagctACAACTCTCCTCACAAGCAGAGAGTAGTATTCTCCCCTTtggatttctttattattattgaacCTTATGTTGCTGCAGTCCTTTTAAAGAAGGATGCCATttttgtgacctcctggatgagaCGTTGATAAACTCTTGAAGTAATTCTTAAAGGTCAACATGTCAGGTTCATGACAGTTTGTTTCCTAACAGCTCTCACTGTGCTGTCAGGTTGCTGGAGAAACCAAAAGTCTTACAGATGCTATTTAACCCTTTTCAAAACTGATGAATggcatttctttttcattagaatttcttgaatttctttaaattgtgCATAATATgactcttattttctttttttgtagatCCTAGTATTTTGGCTCTAAAAAGGTCTGGTTGTGCCTAGTAATATTAAGCCAAAAGAGCACGTAATCAGAGtcaaaccttgttttttttattgttaatccATGAAtacgttttttgtttgtttgtttacttagCGCTTTTTTCACgtaagtaatttcttggacggctatgttttcttgagtaaaatatgttgatgtaGTGCATCACTTGAGCACAATTTCTGGGTGCTCCACCCAGCTCTGGTCAGTTTTATGTAGCCAAAATGTATTTACACTATAAACAGCAGGGGGCAGTAAGGCACCAATAATGGCTCCCATTTATTTCCATATCCATACCTGAGTAAATTTGCACTGTGCAATAATTTCTTCTTACATCACTGTAATTAAAATCTCAAATCTTTTTATTCAATATCTTTTGCCCTACCTGCCATTAACATAATGAATATACAAAAAACACCTACATAGTTGTTTAATATGAGTAACCTTTAAAGTAGTTAAAGAGCAGAGCTGAAAAATAGCGTGGTGACACTTGCTGTCCAAATCCATTTACGTAATGGTAATTAAATGGCACCGTTTGGAGGCAAGCAGCTCTTTAGCCATGTCCTTTGACCTGGAACAGCTTGCAAGTGTCACAAAAGTCTAATTACCATCATCTGATGCCTTTGATGTGGTTACGTGAGTCATCGTTTTGCAGGTATACTGTAATGAAGTGCAGTGCTGCGATTGTAGAGTGGATTCATTTTCATGCAAATTGTATTCTTCAGTTTTGCCATCACAGCATGCTTTATTATTGTATTCAGATATGCAGTTATGCACTAGAAAACCTGATCAGTTCCAGCATCTTACTGCATTAATTTACATATTCATGGTTTTCTCAAGCTACTATAAGTaagcttttaaataaatgcaaatttagTTACTTGGTTGTACAATGCTGCGACATATAGTCAGAAGTCAAAGCATTTTGAATTAACCTACCCTGCTGATCacataaatcagatttaatGTCCTCTGTCATAAAGCACACACATTACATGaatttcaaattattaatcagATGGTTGGATAACACCTATAGACAGAGCAGAAGAGTTTTCTGCTGCAGtcgtttttttaatctttgtgaAATTGGGTTTTTAtagtaataaaat
The DNA window shown above is from Xiphophorus couchianus chromosome 16, X_couchianus-1.0, whole genome shotgun sequence and carries:
- the zfand2a gene encoding AN1-type zinc finger protein 2A isoform X2, which encodes MEFPDLGEHCSEKTCKRLDFLPMRCDACQEIFCKDHITYANHKCTSSYKKDVQVPVCPLCNTPIPIKRGEMPDIKVGEHIDQDCKSDPAQRKRKIFTNKCSKGGCKQKEMIRVTCDQCHLNYCLKHRHPLDHDCKTDGKSLSKSGHAAVMRSQDASSSSASSSRSSASGNPRPVSNGVTVNNRAYSSGSTPRIPTSVSAQNVIPPSASFQAGMTEEQALQRALEMSLADSRPAAQPTLSPQEQEDQALAQALAASEEEYRRQQQRQQQQMKG
- the zfand2a gene encoding AN1-type zinc finger protein 2A isoform X1 — translated: MEFPDLGEHCSEKTCKRLDFLPMRCDACQEIFCKDHITYANHKCTSSYKKDVQVPVCPLCNTPIPIKRGEMPDIKVGEHIDQDCKSDPAQRKRKIFTNKCSKGGCKQKEMIRVTCDQCHLNYCLKHRHPLDHDCKTDGKSLSKSGHAAVMRSQDASSSSASSSRSSASGNPRPVSNGVTVNNRAYSSGSTPRIPTSVSAQNVIPPSASFQAGMTEEQALQRALEMSLADSRPAAQPTLSPQEQEDQALAQALAASEEEYRRQQQRQQGRETKHSPCCLS
- the zfand2a gene encoding AN1-type zinc finger protein 2A isoform X3; the protein is MEFPDLGEHCSEKTCKRLDFLPMRCDACQEIFCKDHITYANHKCTSSYKKDVQVPVCPLCNTPIPIKRGEMPDIKVGEHIDQDCKSDPAQRKRKIFTNKCSKGGCKQKEMIRVTCDQCHLNYCLKHRHPLDHDCKTDGKSLSKSGHAAVMRSQDASSSSASSSRSSASGNPRPVSNGVTVNNRAYSSGSTPRIPTSVSAQNVIPPSASFQAGMTEEQALQRALEMSLADSRPAAQPTLSPQEQEDQALAQALAASEEEYRRQQQRQQVPGI